From a region of the Verrucomicrobiia bacterium genome:
- the hisS gene encoding histidine--tRNA ligase has translation MERLPGFRDFFPEPLPHGDAWSADARQYIFDRWRTLARRYGFREYDGPPLEPLELYTTKSGDEIVRQLYNFTDKGNREVALRPEMTPTLARMAGAHERNYKKPIKWFAIPQLFRYEKQQKGRLREHFQFNADILGETDPAADAELMALLIDTLRSFGLTAEDFCVRLSSRRAWQEFYTSRHGDPARAYEFYQAVDKLERESPEATDQKLRSVGTSLDEVTRFIEAGEPTAELQHILDNLSARQMGEFVKVDYRVIRGLAYYTGPVFEAFDKKGEFRAIAGGGRYDNLVKLISGGKVDMPALGFGMGDVVLFELLKARGVLPNFDGRLDAFVLVEDEALRAESIALVQQLRSAGFAVDFALTPAKPDKQFKRAQELKALRTVRLERQDDGLRVRVRQLATRQENVLPLSELVAWLRGQ, from the coding sequence ATGGAACGTTTGCCCGGTTTTCGTGATTTTTTTCCCGAGCCCCTGCCGCACGGTGATGCGTGGAGTGCCGACGCGCGCCAATACATTTTCGACCGGTGGCGCACGCTCGCCCGCCGTTACGGCTTTCGCGAATACGATGGTCCGCCGCTGGAGCCGCTGGAGCTTTACACCACCAAGAGCGGTGATGAAATCGTCCGGCAGCTTTACAATTTCACCGACAAGGGAAACCGGGAGGTGGCCCTGCGGCCCGAAATGACCCCGACCCTGGCCCGGATGGCTGGTGCCCACGAACGGAACTACAAAAAGCCCATCAAGTGGTTCGCCATCCCGCAATTGTTTCGCTACGAAAAGCAGCAAAAGGGCCGGCTGCGCGAGCACTTCCAGTTCAACGCTGACATCTTGGGCGAAACCGATCCGGCCGCGGACGCCGAGCTGATGGCACTGCTCATTGACACACTCCGTTCGTTCGGTCTCACGGCCGAGGATTTTTGCGTCCGTCTGAGCAGTCGCCGCGCGTGGCAGGAATTCTACACGAGCCGGCATGGCGATCCCGCCAGGGCCTACGAATTCTATCAGGCCGTGGACAAACTGGAGCGTGAATCACCCGAAGCCACCGACCAGAAACTGCGCAGCGTCGGCACGTCGCTTGATGAAGTGACCCGTTTCATCGAAGCCGGGGAGCCGACGGCCGAGTTGCAGCACATTCTCGACAACCTGTCCGCCCGACAGATGGGCGAATTCGTGAAGGTGGATTATCGCGTCATTCGCGGACTGGCCTATTATACGGGACCGGTCTTCGAGGCATTTGACAAGAAGGGCGAATTCCGCGCCATTGCCGGCGGCGGACGCTATGACAACCTAGTCAAGTTGATCAGTGGCGGAAAGGTGGACATGCCCGCGCTCGGCTTTGGCATGGGCGACGTGGTGCTGTTTGAACTGCTGAAGGCCCGCGGCGTGCTGCCAAATTTTGACGGCCGCCTCGATGCGTTCGTGCTGGTCGAAGACGAAGCGCTGCGCGCCGAATCGATCGCCCTGGTGCAACAACTGCGCTCCGCCGGCTTCGCCGTGGACTTCGCCCTGACGCCGGCAAAGCCAGACAAGCAATTCAAACGCGCCCAGGAATTGAAGGCGCTGCGCACCGTCAGACTGGAACGTCAAGACGACGGACTCCGCGTGCGGGTGCGGCAGCTGGCCACCCGGCAGGAAAACGTTCTGCCGCTCAGTGAACTCGTTGCCTGGCTCCGCGGCCAGTGA
- the rplS gene encoding 50S ribosomal protein L19 has protein sequence MNQALLDKIEKEQYRQETPAFNVGDSVRVHTKVVEGDKERIQVFAGVVIGRRGHGLNESFTVRRISYGEGVERIFPVHSPRVDKIEVERRGDVRRAKLTYLRKRIGKGATLVKEAATAAAK, from the coding sequence ATGAACCAGGCATTGTTGGACAAGATTGAGAAGGAACAGTATCGCCAGGAGACACCCGCGTTTAACGTGGGTGACAGCGTGCGCGTGCATACGAAGGTTGTGGAAGGCGACAAGGAGCGCATTCAGGTTTTTGCGGGTGTTGTGATCGGCCGCCGCGGCCACGGGTTGAACGAAAGCTTTACCGTCCGCCGCATCAGCTATGGCGAGGGCGTGGAGCGTATTTTCCCCGTTCACTCACCGCGTGTGGACAAAATCGAGGTTGAGCGTCGGGGTGACGTTCGCCGGGCCAAACTGACCTACTTGCGCAAACGGATTGGCAAGGGCGCGACGCTGGTCAAGGAAGCGGCGACGGCGGCGGCGAAGTAA
- the trmD gene encoding tRNA (guanosine(37)-N1)-methyltransferase TrmD gives MKIDVLTLFPGMFSGPLDESIVKRAREAGILQLGIHNLRDWTHDRHKTVDDRPFGGGPGMLLKPEPIFEAVEHLSDERTQVILLCPQGRKFDQSVARELAQKEHLLLVCGSYEGFDERIREGLADDELSIGDFVLTNGALPAMVVIDAVTRLLPGVLGDDESSRDESFSQGLLEYPHYTRPADFRGMKVPDVLLSGNHAEIARWREQQARLRTARRRPDLTDFDQSKRQT, from the coding sequence ATGAAAATCGACGTGCTCACACTTTTTCCCGGAATGTTTTCCGGGCCGCTCGATGAAAGCATCGTCAAGCGGGCGCGGGAGGCGGGAATCCTGCAACTGGGGATTCACAACCTCCGCGACTGGACGCACGACCGGCACAAAACGGTGGATGATCGTCCGTTCGGTGGCGGTCCGGGAATGCTGTTGAAGCCGGAGCCGATCTTTGAAGCAGTGGAACATCTCAGCGATGAGCGGACTCAGGTAATCCTGCTCTGTCCGCAGGGCAGAAAGTTCGACCAGTCAGTGGCTCGCGAACTGGCGCAAAAAGAGCATCTGCTGCTGGTGTGTGGCAGTTATGAAGGGTTTGACGAGCGCATTCGCGAAGGATTGGCGGACGACGAATTGTCAATCGGCGACTTTGTCCTGACCAACGGCGCGTTGCCGGCGATGGTCGTCATTGACGCCGTGACGCGATTGCTGCCCGGCGTGCTGGGCGACGATGAAAGTTCGAGGGACGAGTCCTTCAGCCAGGGGCTGTTGGAATACCCGCATTACACGCGCCCGGCGGACTTTCGCGGCATGAAAGTTCCCGACGTGTTGTTGTCGGGCAACCATGCGGAGATCGCCCGGTGGCGGGAACAGCAGGCGCGCCTCAGAACGGCGCGGCGCCGGCCGGATTTGACGGATTTTGACCAAAGCAAAAGACAGACTTGA
- a CDS encoding KH domain-containing protein, with the protein MQAFLEYVVKGLVQDPEAVSVTPVERAGQTIYELRLNPADAGRVIGRQGQTINAIRTLLQAGSAKQGVRCTVELVDEKPAH; encoded by the coding sequence ATGCAGGCTTTTCTGGAATACGTCGTCAAAGGTCTGGTTCAGGATCCGGAGGCCGTCTCTGTGACGCCTGTTGAACGAGCCGGCCAGACGATTTATGAATTGCGATTGAATCCGGCCGACGCAGGCCGGGTGATTGGTCGTCAAGGCCAGACAATCAATGCGATCCGCACGTTGTTGCAGGCGGGCAGCGCGAAGCAGGGAGTGCGCTGCACCGTGGAATTGGTGGACGAAAAGCCGGCTCACTGA
- the rpsP gene encoding 30S ribosomal protein S16 — protein sequence MAVKIRLKRVGAKNTPAYRIVVADGRSKRDGKFIEEIGTYLPLQKTDKVKLNLERANYWVSVGAQPSDTVASFIKKATKAAAAA from the coding sequence ATGGCAGTCAAAATTCGTCTCAAGCGCGTTGGTGCGAAGAACACGCCGGCTTACCGCATCGTGGTGGCGGATGGTCGGAGCAAGCGCGACGGCAAGTTTATCGAAGAAATCGGCACCTATCTGCCGCTTCAGAAAACGGACAAGGTCAAGCTGAACTTGGAGCGGGCCAATTATTGGGTGAGTGTCGGTGCACAGCCGAGCGACACCGTGGCCAGCTTCATCAAGAAGGCGACCAAAGCCGCCGCGGCTGCCTGA
- a CDS encoding acyloxyacyl hydrolase produces the protein MTVAGGVGIVFFACLAFGGDLSQIRLESMGARYGFGANDFSSAFHQAEAVVSFSLPWQWDLGAGWKLDSHLDLSLGWLGADHTDAFVGTLGPRLSLSRGTFPVTVEGGVSPTWLSHDTFGRHDLGIPLQFTSHIGLVWHIARRLEVGYRLQHMSNAGLSRDNQGMNMHMFYVGCGF, from the coding sequence ATGACTGTTGCTGGCGGGGTGGGAATTGTCTTTTTTGCGTGCCTTGCGTTTGGCGGCGACCTGTCGCAGATCCGGCTCGAGTCAATGGGCGCCCGCTATGGATTTGGCGCGAATGATTTCAGCAGTGCTTTTCACCAGGCGGAAGCCGTTGTCAGTTTTTCGCTGCCTTGGCAGTGGGACCTGGGAGCCGGGTGGAAGCTCGATTCGCACCTGGATCTTTCCCTTGGCTGGCTGGGAGCCGACCACACTGATGCGTTCGTTGGCACGCTGGGTCCGCGGCTGTCATTGTCGCGCGGAACTTTTCCCGTGACCGTTGAAGGCGGCGTCAGCCCCACTTGGCTTAGCCATGACACTTTTGGCCGGCATGATCTGGGGATTCCACTCCAGTTTACCTCCCATATTGGACTGGTGTGGCACATCGCCCGACGCCTTGAGGTCGGCTACCGTCTTCAACACATGTCCAATGCGGGTTTGAGCCGGGATAATCAAGGGATGAACATGCACATGTTTTATGTCGGGTGCGGTTTTTAG
- the rplW gene encoding 50S ribosomal protein L23 has product MNSFDIVKTVRLTEKGTRQGEKYNQYTVVCDRRATKIQIRKAVEELFKVKVTACNTLNVRGKSRRQRTHQAGKDRDWKKAIVTLKEGDKIQLT; this is encoded by the coding sequence ATGAACAGCTTCGACATCGTCAAAACTGTCCGCCTGACCGAAAAGGGCACGCGGCAGGGGGAAAAATACAACCAATACACGGTCGTTTGCGACCGGCGCGCCACGAAGATCCAGATCCGCAAGGCGGTCGAGGAACTCTTCAAGGTCAAGGTGACCGCATGCAACACGCTCAATGTCCGCGGCAAGAGCCGCCGCCAGCGCACTCATCAGGCGGGCAAGGACCGCGACTGGAAGAAGGCCATTGTCACCCTCAAGGAAGGTGACAAAATCCAGTTGACCTGA
- the rplD gene encoding 50S ribosomal protein L4: MKLKIQDTKGNSAGELEVKFPLIDNSKGEQAVHDVVVAYRAAQRSGTACTKTVGEVAGTNKKPWRQKGTGRARAGSFRSPLWPGGGVVFGPKPRDFSKKVNKKTRDLALRKALSERLKAGDVIIVDDLKLAAPKTKEMVAVLAALKLEGTTLIVQPGVDKNLVLASRNIPDLAITTSANLNTYDVLRPDKLVFTKGSFEKVEARLAKENE, from the coding sequence ATGAAACTGAAAATTCAAGACACGAAGGGCAACAGCGCGGGCGAACTCGAAGTGAAGTTCCCGCTGATTGACAACTCCAAGGGCGAGCAGGCTGTTCACGACGTTGTGGTCGCGTATCGCGCCGCTCAACGCAGCGGCACCGCCTGCACCAAGACCGTTGGCGAAGTCGCCGGCACCAACAAGAAACCGTGGCGTCAGAAGGGCACCGGCCGCGCCCGAGCGGGCTCGTTCCGCTCACCGCTGTGGCCGGGGGGTGGCGTGGTTTTCGGACCCAAGCCCCGCGACTTCTCCAAGAAGGTCAACAAGAAGACCCGCGACCTCGCGCTTCGCAAGGCGCTCAGCGAACGCCTTAAGGCCGGTGACGTGATCATTGTGGACGACCTCAAGCTTGCGGCGCCCAAGACCAAGGAGATGGTCGCGGTTCTCGCTGCGTTGAAGCTCGAAGGCACCACCCTCATCGTCCAGCCGGGCGTGGACAAAAACCTCGTGCTCGCCTCGCGGAACATTCCCGACCTCGCGATCACCACGAGCGCCAACCTCAACACCTACGACGTGCTGCGTCCGGACAAGCTCGTGTTCACCAAGGGCTCGTTCGAGAAGGTGGAAGCCCGTCTCGCCAAGGAAAACGAATGA
- the rplC gene encoding 50S ribosomal protein L3, whose translation MPVGLIAKKLGHTRVYDANGVITPVTVMLAGPNRVLQVKTKDSKDGYSAVQLGFGAQKPQRLTKPKLGHLKKFGLEVKDKSTDALNGVQRIREFRNFSKEVKAGELLGPDVFAVGDYVDCIGVTKGRGFEGVVGRHAFRGGDSTHGAKGWHRRSGAIGQRLFPGTVMRGMKMPGHMGQVRRTVQNLEVVQVRPEDNILLIKGSMPGSEGDYVIIRESKKRPKGWKKPVASAGKKDKKK comes from the coding sequence ATGCCAGTAGGACTAATTGCCAAAAAATTGGGCCATACCCGCGTTTACGACGCGAATGGCGTCATCACCCCCGTCACCGTTATGCTCGCCGGCCCGAACCGGGTGCTGCAGGTGAAGACCAAGGACAGCAAGGACGGCTACAGCGCCGTCCAGCTTGGCTTCGGCGCGCAAAAGCCGCAACGCCTGACCAAGCCCAAGCTCGGTCATCTGAAAAAATTCGGCTTGGAGGTGAAGGACAAGAGCACCGACGCTCTCAACGGTGTGCAACGCATTCGCGAGTTCCGCAACTTCTCCAAGGAAGTGAAGGCTGGTGAATTGCTCGGTCCGGACGTTTTCGCCGTGGGTGATTACGTGGACTGCATCGGCGTCACCAAGGGTCGCGGCTTTGAGGGCGTTGTCGGCCGTCACGCCTTCCGTGGTGGTGACTCCACGCACGGTGCGAAGGGCTGGCACCGCCGGTCCGGCGCCATCGGCCAGCGTTTGTTTCCCGGCACGGTCATGCGCGGTATGAAGATGCCCGGTCACATGGGCCAGGTGCGCCGCACCGTGCAGAACCTCGAAGTTGTTCAAGTTCGTCCCGAAGACAACATCCTTCTCATCAAAGGCTCCATGCCCGGCTCGGAAGGTGACTACGTCATCATCCGCGAATCCAAGAAGCGCCCGAAGGGTTGGAAGAAGCCCGTGGCGTCCGCCGGCAAGAAGGACAAGAAGAAGTAA
- the rpsJ gene encoding 30S ribosomal protein S10: protein MAGQRIRIRLKAFDHRVIDQSAREISDTVKRTGARVAGPIPLPTRVERFTVQRSPHADKKSQETFEQRTHKRLIDIIEPTAKTVDELKKLNLPAGVDITIKI, encoded by the coding sequence ATGGCAGGACAACGCATTCGAATCCGATTGAAGGCCTTTGACCATCGCGTCATTGACCAATCCGCCCGCGAAATCTCGGACACCGTCAAACGCACGGGCGCCCGGGTCGCCGGTCCCATTCCGCTTCCCACACGCGTGGAGCGGTTTACCGTTCAACGTTCCCCGCACGCTGACAAGAAGTCCCAGGAGACCTTCGAGCAACGCACGCACAAGCGGCTCATTGACATCATCGAGCCGACGGCCAAGACCGTGGATGAGTTGAAGAAACTGAACCTGCCTGCGGGCGTGGACATCACCATCAAGATCTAA
- the fusA gene encoding elongation factor G, whose amino-acid sequence MSDAATVKSPNSPKRPYTLERTRNIGIAAHIDAGKTTTTERILFYTGLIHKMGDVHDGNTVTDWMEQERERGITITSAATTCYWTQKKDGTYKAFEGVSHRINIIDTPGHVDFTAEVERSMRVLDGAVAVFCGVAGVQPQSETVWRQATKYKVPRIAFVNKMDRTGANFENALNDMRTKLGAYAFPVGLPLGKEDKLSGVIDVVNQKAIVYDPTDEAGLKFEVTEIPAEHQETAKAALAELIDAVANKDDAIAELVIEEKPITPEALKAAIRRLTCKIEFVPVLGGSAFKKRNVQFLVDAVVDYLPSPLDIPAAEGEVPGSPEQRVPAPTDDNAKFCSLAFKLWTDPFVGKLVFFRVYSGQLNKGDTIYNPRTRKRERVSRVMMIQADKRLDVETVYAGDIAALVGLRNITTGDTLCDEEFDISLEPPTFPEPVISMAIEPKTKGDREKMVEGLQRLAEEDPTFRCFTNEETGQLIIAGMGELHLEIIRDRLMREFKVEANAGAPQIAYRETFTAAAEGEGKFIRQSGGRGQYGHACIKVEPNERGKGVEIENAIVGGAIPKEYVPAVIDGLNEAVKGGVLAGYPIVDLKIQIVDGSFHEVDSNELAFKMAGIFALKEAAKHAKPILLEPIMKVEVTTPDEYQGDLLGDLNRRRGKIAAMDSKDQTSILRAEVPLAEMFGYATAIRSLSKGRAAYSMEPFSFEPVPNSIVEKILDTAKNRPAARS is encoded by the coding sequence ATGTCAGACGCAGCCACAGTCAAATCGCCCAACTCGCCCAAGCGTCCTTACACGCTGGAGCGCACCCGTAACATCGGCATTGCCGCCCACATTGACGCGGGCAAGACCACGACCACCGAGCGCATTCTTTTTTACACGGGGCTCATTCACAAGATGGGCGATGTGCACGATGGCAACACCGTCACCGACTGGATGGAGCAGGAGCGTGAGCGCGGCATCACCATCACGTCGGCGGCGACGACCTGCTACTGGACGCAGAAGAAGGACGGCACCTACAAGGCGTTCGAAGGCGTCAGTCATCGCATCAACATCATCGACACTCCCGGCCACGTGGACTTCACGGCGGAAGTGGAGCGTTCCATGCGCGTGCTGGACGGCGCGGTGGCGGTGTTCTGCGGGGTGGCGGGCGTGCAGCCCCAGTCTGAAACGGTCTGGCGCCAGGCGACCAAATACAAGGTGCCGCGCATCGCGTTCGTCAACAAGATGGACCGCACGGGCGCGAATTTTGAAAATGCCCTGAACGACATGCGCACCAAGCTCGGTGCCTACGCGTTTCCGGTCGGCCTGCCGCTCGGCAAGGAAGACAAGTTGAGCGGCGTCATCGATGTCGTGAATCAAAAGGCGATCGTTTACGATCCGACCGATGAAGCGGGGTTGAAGTTTGAGGTCACCGAAATCCCGGCCGAACACCAGGAAACCGCCAAGGCGGCGCTTGCCGAATTGATTGATGCTGTGGCGAACAAGGATGACGCCATTGCGGAACTGGTCATTGAAGAGAAGCCGATCACGCCGGAGGCGTTAAAGGCGGCCATCCGCCGGCTGACGTGCAAGATCGAGTTTGTTCCGGTGCTTGGCGGCTCGGCCTTCAAGAAGCGCAACGTGCAGTTCCTCGTGGACGCGGTGGTGGACTATCTGCCCAGCCCGCTGGACATTCCCGCGGCTGAAGGCGAAGTGCCCGGGAGCCCCGAGCAGCGCGTGCCCGCGCCGACGGACGACAACGCCAAATTCTGCTCGCTCGCGTTCAAGCTTTGGACCGATCCCTTCGTCGGCAAGCTTGTGTTCTTCCGGGTCTATTCCGGCCAGTTAAACAAGGGTGACACGATTTACAACCCCCGCACGCGGAAGCGCGAGCGTGTCAGCCGCGTGATGATGATTCAGGCGGACAAGCGTCTGGACGTTGAAACTGTCTATGCGGGCGACATCGCCGCGCTGGTTGGTTTGCGCAACATCACCACGGGTGACACGCTCTGCGACGAGGAGTTTGACATCAGTCTCGAACCGCCGACGTTCCCCGAACCCGTCATCAGCATGGCGATCGAGCCCAAGACCAAGGGCGACCGCGAGAAGATGGTCGAAGGACTCCAGCGACTTGCGGAAGAGGATCCGACGTTCCGTTGCTTTACCAACGAGGAAACCGGCCAGCTCATTATCGCGGGCATGGGCGAGCTGCACTTGGAGATCATTCGCGACCGCCTCATGCGCGAGTTCAAGGTGGAGGCCAACGCCGGAGCACCCCAGATCGCGTATCGGGAAACCTTCACGGCGGCGGCGGAGGGCGAAGGCAAGTTCATTCGCCAGTCTGGCGGTCGAGGTCAATACGGTCACGCCTGCATCAAGGTGGAGCCGAACGAACGCGGCAAGGGCGTCGAAATCGAAAACGCCATCGTCGGCGGCGCGATTCCCAAGGAATACGTCCCGGCGGTCATTGATGGCTTGAATGAAGCGGTCAAGGGCGGTGTGCTGGCCGGCTACCCGATCGTGGATTTGAAGATTCAAATCGTGGACGGCTCGTTCCACGAGGTGGACTCAAACGAACTTGCGTTCAAGATGGCGGGCATCTTTGCACTCAAAGAAGCCGCCAAACACGCCAAACCCATTTTGCTTGAACCCATCATGAAGGTGGAGGTCACTACGCCCGACGAATATCAGGGCGATTTGCTCGGTGACTTGAACCGTCGGCGCGGCAAAATCGCCGCGATGGACAGCAAGGATCAAACCTCGATCCTGCGCGCCGAGGTGCCGCTGGCCGAAATGTTCGGCTATGCCACCGCCATCCGCTCGCTGTCCAAGGGCCGCGCGGCCTACTCGATGGAACCGTTCAGCTTCGAACCAGTGCCCAACAGCATCGTCGAAAAGATTCTGGATACCGCCAAGAACAGACCCGCGGCCCGGAGCTAA
- the rpsG gene encoding 30S ribosomal protein S7: MSRRRQAVKRPVVADAKFNSALVARLVSTVMVSGKKTTAQSIVYGAFDHIAEKLPQVSPVEVLQRAVDNAKPRIETKARRVGGATYQVPLEVPADRQASLAMRWIVDFADARKGIPMKEALAGEIMEAYQAQGNAIRKRDEVHKMAQANKAFAHFRW; this comes from the coding sequence ATGTCTCGTCGTCGTCAAGCTGTTAAACGTCCGGTTGTCGCGGATGCGAAATTCAACAGCGCACTCGTTGCGCGTCTGGTCAGCACAGTGATGGTTTCCGGCAAGAAAACCACGGCCCAGAGCATTGTTTACGGAGCGTTCGACCATATTGCGGAAAAATTGCCGCAGGTCAGCCCGGTTGAAGTGTTGCAGCGTGCGGTGGACAACGCGAAGCCGCGCATTGAAACGAAGGCGCGCCGTGTGGGTGGTGCGACCTATCAGGTGCCGCTGGAAGTTCCCGCTGACCGGCAGGCGTCGCTGGCCATGCGCTGGATTGTTGATTTTGCGGACGCGCGCAAGGGCATTCCCATGAAGGAAGCGCTCGCGGGCGAAATCATGGAGGCCTATCAAGCACAGGGCAACGCCATCCGGAAACGGGATGAGGTGCACAAGATGGCCCAGGCAAACAAGGCCTTTGCCCACTTCCGCTGGTAG
- the rpsL gene encoding 30S ribosomal protein S12 codes for MPTINQLVAKGRKKLNIKSKSPALEGSPFRRGVCIQVMTRTPKKPNSAMRKVAKVRLTNGYEVIAYIPDEGHNLQEHSIVLVRGGRVKDLPGVRYHIVRGTLDAAGVEKRRVSRSKYGVKRPKDAKAAAAAANK; via the coding sequence ATGCCGACTATCAACCAACTCGTCGCCAAAGGGCGAAAGAAGCTGAACATCAAGTCGAAATCGCCCGCCTTGGAAGGCTCGCCGTTTCGTCGTGGCGTGTGCATTCAAGTCATGACCCGCACGCCGAAGAAGCCGAATTCGGCCATGCGCAAGGTGGCCAAGGTTCGCCTGACCAATGGTTACGAAGTCATTGCCTACATCCCGGACGAAGGGCATAACCTGCAGGAACACTCCATCGTGCTCGTGCGCGGTGGTCGTGTGAAGGATCTGCCCGGTGTGCGTTATCACATTGTGCGGGGAACGCTGGACGCTGCCGGTGTTGAAAAACGCCGGGTCAGTCGTTCCAAATACGGCGTGAAGCGCCCGAAGGACGCGAAAGCCGCCGCTGCGGCCGCCAACAAGTAA